CCGCTGTAAGCAAATATACCTATAAACGCCATTAGAAATATAGCAATAAACTGTGTTTTATTGATTTTTATATCCCTAAGCATTTTTCGAGAAAGTGACATAATATAATATTAGAACATATTTATATAAAAAACTGTTTAAAAATAATTTCTTTGATTGAAATATTGTGCAACATTTATTGAAGCAAATCTACAAACAACATCACTATAATTCAGATTAAATAAGTGAAATTTGATTAAAAATTCAATTCTATAGATACAATCAAATAATCAAAGAAAAACCACAGTAAAAACATAACCGGCTATATATATAAAAAGAATTACAATTGAAAAATAAAATGCCATTTAAGTTAATAATTGCAAATTAATCCATAAACAGAAGAACTCTAGCTCTCCCGCCATATTTCAGTTAAAGATTTACTTAACAAAAAAATCAAATTACCATTCCAAATCTGCAACCTGTTTAGGATTTTCATTAACGACAATACTTTCTATCTGGCCGTTCTTAATTCTTATAACCTTATCTGCCGCTTCTGCCAATATGGCATTGTGAGTTACAATAACGACTGTAGTTCCATTGTTGTTACTCATATCCTGAAGCAGAGTTAAAATTAATACACCTGTTTTTGAATCAAGTGCACCGGTTGGCTCATCACATAAAAGCATTGTAGGTTGTTTAGCAACTGCTCTTGCAATAGATACTCTTTGCTGTTCTCCACCGGACAACTGTGCAGGAAACTGATTAGCATGAGCTTTAAGCCCGACAGAATCTAAAACATTCAATCCGTTGATATCAACATCCACAATATCCTTCATAAGCTCCACATTTTCAAGAGCTGTAAGGTTTGGAATCAGATTATAAAACTGAAAGATAAAACCTACATTTTTAGCCCTATATGTTGTAAGCTCATCATCTGAAAACTTTTCCACATGACTGCCTTTTACAACAATTTCACCTGAAGTAACCGTATCAAGACCGCCCAATAAGTTTAAAAGTGTTGATTTACCGGCACCTGATGGTCCTAAAATTACAACAAATTCCCCTTCATCAATTGTGAAATTAACACAATCCATAGCTTTTAGAATATGTTCTCCAGATTTATAGACCTTATCCACGTTTTTAAATTCAATAATTGTACTCATAGGTATTGCCTTCCTATATCTATTTTGTAATTCATATTAATTAAATTATACTTTTGTTCATCTGAAAACATGATTCAAAGATTAATTTATAACCAAAAGATATTACTTTTCAAAAATACAGAATATCAAAACATTGCAAAAATTGAATAACATAACATTTTTCAAAATAAAATTTTGAAGAAATAACCCTAAAATCACTCACAAATAAGAAACATATAAAACATTTCAAAACTAAAAAGTATATTATAATAAAATAGTACAGGAAAAATGTAAATGTCATTTAAAAAAGATGAAATGTTAGTAATGCCGGCAGTGGACATAAAGAATGGAAAATGTGTCCAGCTTGTTCAAGGCGAACCTGGAAGTGAAATGGTTGAAATAGAAAATCCTGAACTTGTTGCAAGACACTGGGAAGATTTAGGAGCAAAAAACATACATGTTATTGACCTGGACGGTACAATAAACGGTGTTGCAAGCTTTGATATTATTAAAAAAATCTTGAATGAAGTTTCAGTTCCTATCCAACTTGGCGGAGGAATAAGAAGCACAGAATATGCTCGTCAGTTACTTGATTTGGATATCGAAAGACTGATAATCGGAACCATGGGTATCCAAAATCCAAAAACAATAACTGAACTTTCAGAAGAATACGGTTCAGAAAGGATAATGATTTCACTTGACAGCAAAGACAACAGAGTAGTTATTAAAGGATGGCAGGAAAAAATCGACAAATCACCGTCTGAAATCTCACAGGAATTTAAAGACCATGGAGCAGGAAGCATATTATTTACAAATGTGGATGTTGAAGGTCTTTTGGGCGGTTTTTACACAGAACCTGTAGAAGAGCTAAAAAAATCTGTAGATTTGCCTATTGTCTATTCAGGAGGAATCACCACAATAGACGATATTAAAAAATTAAATGAAAGTGGTGTGGAAGGAATTGTAATCGGTTCTGCACTTTATACTAATAAAATTGATTTGACTGAAGCTTTAAAATATCAGAAGAGGTAATTGAATGAAAATAATGGCGACCGGAACATTCGACATACTCCACCCGGGACATGGAGTTTACCTGGAAGAATCTAAAAAACTAGGTGGAGAAGATGCCGAGCTTTATGTTGTTGTAGCACGTGATGCTACTGTTGAGAGAAGAAAAAGAGTGCCAATAGTTGGAGAGGACCAACGTTTAGAATTAATCAAAATGCTAAAACCAGTAACTGACGCTTATTTGGGTGATGCAAACGGCGATGTTTTTAAAATCGTCCGTGAAATTGACCCGGACATTATCACTGTAGGAGCTGATCAAAACCACGATATTGGAAAACTGCAGACAGCCCTTGAAAAAAGAGGATTGAAAGCAAAAGCCGTACGCATTGAAAAATATCGTGACTGTGAACTTGACAGCAGCTGCAAAATTATCAGAAAAATAGAAAATACAGACTTTGAAGGAAAAATATTGGACCATTGTGAAGATTAAGGAGATTATGAAAATGTTTAAAGTAGCTATTATAGGAGCAAGTGGATACACTGGCGGTGAACTTTTAAGAATGCTTTTAAACCATCCTGAAGTTGAAATCACTGATATCACTTCAAGACAATATGATGGAACACCAGCACATAAAATTCACCCACATGTAAGAGATTCAGGACTTGTATTTACAAATAAAAGTCCTTCAGAACTTGATGTGGATGTTGCATTTACCGCAACACCACACGGCGCATCAATGAAAATCGTTCCTGAACTTTTAGATGCAGGCATGAAAGTAGTTGATTTAAGCGGAGACTACAGATACCGAGATACTGCAGTTTATGAAAAATGGTACGGTATGGAACACACTGACAGCAAAAACAAAGGAGCCTTTGGACTTCCTGAGCTGTACAGAGATGAAATTAAAAAAGCAGACCTTGTTGCAAATCCTGGCTGTTTCCCAACAGGAGCAATTTTATCCTCCTACCCTCTGGTTAAAAACAATTTGGTTGACAGAATTATTATCGATTCAAAAACAGGAGTCAGCGGAGCAGGAGTCAATCCGTCTGCAACCACACATTACCCTAATATTGCAGACAATGTAAACCCGTATAAGATTTCATCACACAGACACATGTCTGAAATTCAACAGGAACTACATGGATTTGAAGATGTTAAAGTATCATTCACACCTCATCTGGTGCCTGTAATCAGAGGAATACAAACAACAAGCCACAGCTTATTGAAAGATGAACATGCAGACATCACACCAGAAGAAATCAGAAAAATATATGAAAAAGAATATGGAGAAGAATTCTTTATTAAGCTTATGGATGAAGGAGAAATCCCACACTTAAGTTCAGTTAGAGGATCAAACTTTGTACACATCGGAGGATTCGAAATTGATGAAACCGGAAGACTCATAATGCTTTCAGTAATTGACAACCTTGTAAAAGGAGCATCAGGTCAGGCCATACAAAATATGAACATTATCCTCGGAATTGATGAAACATTAGGTTTAACACATTTCGGTCTTCATCCTTAAATAAGAGGAGATAAGATGAAAACACTAATAATCTATTATTCACAGGGCGGAAAAACAGATTTAGTGGCAAGAACCTTGGCTAAAAAATTACATGCAGATATACTTAGAGTTCATGATTTGAAAAATCGTGAAGGATTTAAAAACAAACTATTTGCTTCAATTAATGCATTTAGAGAAACAAAAACAGACATAGCCCCTGCAAGTGTTGATTTGACCCCATACAGTACAATCTATTTTGGAACACCAACATGGGCGGGAAATCCAACACCTGCAATCCTTACAATCATTGACAGATGCAACCTGAGAGGAAAAGATGTGATACTCTTTGCTACAATGGATGCCAATCGTGGCGACACCAACATCAAAAGACTTGAAGAGAAAGTTAAAATGCGTGGAGCCAGAGTTATTGAAAGCTTTACCATTGCTACTAAAGACAAAGACCCGGATAAACTGGCTTTGGATACAGAAACAATTATAGAAATGAAAGATTTAAAAATGTATAAAAGGTAGATTGAATGGCTAAAGACAAATCCGAATTAAAAATTAAAGCTATTGAAAATGGTACAGTTATTGACCATATCACTGCAAACAAATCATTACATATCCTTAAGATTCTAGGTCTTCCTGATGATGACGTTGTAAATGTTACCATTGCTATGAATGTTTCTTCAGGCGAAATCGGTAGAAAGGATATTTTAAAAATTGAAAGCAGAGAGCTTGACCATAAAGAATTAAATCAAGTTGCTTTAATTGCACCTAAAGCTACAATTAACATTATTAGAGATTATGAACCTGTCAAAAAGGATAAAATTAGGCTTCCTGATACAATCACATCTATTCTTAAATGCACAAACCCAAAATGCATTACAAACTATGAAAATGAGCCTATAACCCCTATATTTAATGTTATTGAAAAAAATCCTCCAGTTGTAAGGTGCCATTACTGTGAAAAATTAATAAAAACAGAAGATATCGATAAACAATTCGAATAATCTTCTTCTATTTTTTTAATAAGTAATCAGCCAGTCTTTTTGACAATGCCAGTATTGTTAAAATAGGAGGCTTTCCAGGAGATACCGGAAGAACACTCGCATCACAGACAAAGAGGTTAGGAATTTCAGTTTCAAGATTGCTGTCTACAACATTACCAATCTTTGCAGTTCCGCCGGGATGTGCTCCTCTGTAGTGTGTTGAACGTATTGTTTTTGGATCAACGCCCATTTTTTCCAAAATAAAACCAGCAGTCGCCACACCTTCAGCCAAATACCTGATATCTTCAATAGTATTGACTTTCTGAACAAAGCCATCACTGTGAACATATCCTTTTGCTTCATCCGGAGTTTTTACCATTATTGAAAATATATCCTTGTCTTCAACATCATCATCAAAAGTAAATGTTGAGAAATGAGGAGATAAAACAAAGTGTTCACCTTTTACAAGACCAGCCATCTGAACCTCACTGTTAAAGTTAACATCCTTCAAATATCCTCCAACAGTTACAAATGGATCAAAGAACAATTCACGGCCAATACCTGTCAATCCCATATTTTTCAAAATTACAGGAGTATTGATAGCACCGGCACACAATATAATTTTATCAGTTTTAATTAAATTCTCTTCATGATCCTTAACATATTTAACACCACAGGCTTCCATATTACAAAGGATAATGTCAGTCACTTCAGCATCACAAATCAAAGTTGCACCAGCTTCAACCGCTTCATCTACAAAATCCTTTGCAGTCCATTTGGCATTAACCGGACATCCAAAAGCGCATTTACCGCACTGTATGCAGTCTTCCTCACGAATTGCCTTTGGCATTTTCTGCACATCAAGGCCCAAATCACGGGCAGCATCTAAAAATAGCTGGGTTCCCTGACCTATATGAGAATCATCCAATTCATGAACTCCTACTAACTCTTCAACATATTTATATTCTTCAGTTAAATCAATACCATACTCATGAAATTCTTCATCAAGAGCCCTTACCATATTGGCCATTGATACAATTGTAGAGCCTGCAATACATGTTGTTGATAGTAAATCAATTCCATGCCCATATTTATCATAACACTCAAATGCATCCTTAGGTTCTATGTAAGGACCTTTTTCTAACATGACCACTTCTTGACCGTTTTTGGCGAGTTCACGGGCTAAAATCCCACCACCAGCACCAGTCCCAATAATGACAATCATAGTCTCACCCAATAAATAACTACTATTATATATAACAATCCATATATAAAAAAGTTTATTATAATATTGGAAACAAATATATATTAGATTAAAAATATTTGAGGGATAAAAATGGAAGAAAATATTTCTTTATTTGAAAAAGTTATTGAAAAAACAACCCCCAAAGTAGATTACATTGACATCCGTTGTGGAATCGGTGAAAACACATCAATATTAATGAAAGATGGAAATGTAGATGAAATTAACACTGGAATGAGTTTAGGTGCAAGAATTAGAGTGTTAAATAACGGAGCATGGGGTTTTGCATACACAACAGACTTATCAAAAATTAACGAAATCACTGAAACTGCAATCAAATTATCCAACTCCCTTAAAGGAGATGTCAAACTAAGTGAAAGTGAAGTAATTAAAGACAATATTGCAGTTGACGTTAAGATACCTTTCAAAGACATTCCCATTGATGAGAAAAAAGACTTAATGAAAGATGCAAGCGATGCTGCTGCAATCGATAAAGTCAACAGTACAACTGCAAGCTACACTGACAGCGAAGTAAATGAGCTGTTTATGAATAGTGAAGGTTCTGAAATTCAAGTAAAAACATCAAGAGTCAGAATGGCATTGAATGCATCTGCAACAGATGGAGAAATTATCCAATTTGGTCATGGAAGTCTTGGAGGAGTGAAAGGCTTTGAAGCAATCAGCGAACAAGATATTGAAGAATTTGGAAGAAACATCGGGGAAAAAGCAGTCAGATTGCTTGACGCCGAACCTGCACCATCAGGACAATTTCCGGTAATAGCAGACCCCGAACTGACAGGCGTTTTAATCCATGAAGCATTAGGTCATGCTGTTGAAGGAGATTTGATTCTGCAGAACGATTCCATCCTTAAAGGAAAACTCGGAGAGCAAATCGCTTCAGATATTGTCAATATCTTTGATGATGCCAGTCTAAAGGAAGGTTTTGGATATTATCCCTACGATGTAGAGGGAATTAAAACAAAACCAAATCAGCTGGTTAAAGACGGAAAACTGATATCTCTTTTAAATTCAAGAGAAACATCATCACAGTTAGGCATGAAATCTTCTGGAAATGCAAGGTCAATTATTTCTGAAAAACCAATAGTCAGAATGAGCAATACCTACCTTCAGCCAGGTGACAATAGCTTTGAGGAACTGCTTGAAGATATTCCTAACGGAATTTATCTGAAAGGTTCCAGAGGAGGACAAGTCGATACAGGAAAAGGAATTTTCCAGTTCAATGCAGCCGAAGGATATCTGATTGAAAACGGTCAGCTGACCACTCCTGTAAGAGATGTTTCATTATCAGGAAATATACTTGAAACTTTAAAAAATATTGATGCAATTGGAAATGACTTTAAATTGAGTGTCGGATTTTGTGGAAAAGATGGTCAGATAGCCCCAGTAGGTGATGGAGGACCACATACAAGAATATTAAATGCATTAGTTGGAGGAATGGGATAATGATAACTGATAGAGCCGGACAATATTTGGTAGATTTAGCTAAAGAAGCTATTGGACATTTTATAGAAACTGGAGAAAAATTAGAAATACCTGAAGATTACCCAATTGAATTAGATGAAAAATTAGGAGTTTTCGTTACATTAAACAAGAATAATACATTGAGAGGATGCATAGGATATGCAGAACCAATTGAACCTGCAATAAAAGCAACAATCGATGTGGCCATTGCAGCCGCTTTCAACGATCCAAGATTCAGTGCAGTAACCAAAGACGAATTTCAAATTCTTGACTTTGAAGTGACCGTTCTAACCCCTCCTGAATTAATTGAAGTTGCCGCTCCCGAACAGTACTTTGATGAAATAGTTATCGGTGAAGACGGTTTAATCATCCAAAAAGGCTATTCAAGAGGACTTCTGCTTCCGCAAGTTGCAACAGAACATGCATTTACTGTGGAAGAGTTTTTAGAAAACACCTGTATGAAAGCTGGAATCAGTGCAGATAGCTGGATGGATGAAAGCTGTGACGTCTATAAATTCCAAGGACAAATTTTTAAATAGTGATTAAAATGATGATACCGACAATACCTACGACTAAAGAACTTTTAGACAAAGGGTTCAGCCGAGGAAAAAAACAAGCAGACCTAGTGAGAAGTCAAAAAATACCTAAACATTTAAAGGGAAAAAGGATTGAAGAGAGAAGAGTAGTCACTTCCTGCCAGGTCATCAAAGACAAATTGAAATCAATACTTGATGCAGTTCCCGAAATTGAAAGTTTACACCCATTTTATCAGGATTACATTGACATTACCGTCGGAGTAGATGATATGAAACAGGCTCTTGGAGGGCTTAACTGGGCTTATGGGATTATAACCCAACTTGAAAAGGAGTACGGTGCAAAAATTAGGAAAAATCCGTCTGAAAATGCAACAGCAATTCAAAAACAGGCTTATGGAAGAATTGCATCTGTTGTAGATAAGATTAAAAAGGATTTGGACTTTCTCGATTTTGCAAAACAAAACCTGAGAAACATGCCTACAATCGATTTTGACGCAACCACAATCGTAATAGCAGGTTTTCCGAATGTTGGAAAATCCACACTTTTAAAACAGATTACCGGAGCTGATCCTCAAGTGGCGAATTATCCTTTTACAACAAAGGGAATTCAAATCGGACATACTGAAAGGCATTGGAAACATATCCAGATTATTGACACTCCAGGACTTTTAGACAGACCTGTTTTGGAGATGAACGATATTGAAATGAATGCAATTGTAGCACTTGAGCATTTGGCTGATGCAATTTTATTTATTTTTGATGCATCTGAAACATGCGGATTCCACCTGGAAAATCAGTATAATCTCCTAAAGCAAATAGAAAAGATTTTTGCCGAAATTCCAGTATTCTATTTATTCAATAAAATGGATCTTGTTAAAGACAAAGAATACCTCAACGAATACATTGACGATGAAGAGAGGTCAATATTCATATCCGCAATTGAAGGAGAAGGTATTGATTTAATTAACAAAAAAATTGATACCATTAAAAAAATAGACCGCAACTTTGAAGTTAACGGTGAAGAAGAAGATGATGATGAGTATTACTAATATCCATTAGTAATCAACTCATTCATACTAATTTTTAAAAATTATAGGAAAAATTTGAAAGAACTATTTGTAATCATATGTTATTTCATTGTTTTCCCAAGTGGTTAACTTATAACCATCCTTTTGATATTCAATATTCTCTACAGGCACC
This sequence is a window from uncultured Methanobrevibacter sp.. Protein-coding genes within it:
- a CDS encoding ABC transporter ATP-binding protein — encoded protein: MSTIIEFKNVDKVYKSGEHILKAMDCVNFTIDEGEFVVILGPSGAGKSTLLNLLGGLDTVTSGEIVVKGSHVEKFSDDELTTYRAKNVGFIFQFYNLIPNLTALENVELMKDIVDVDINGLNVLDSVGLKAHANQFPAQLSGGEQQRVSIARAVAKQPTMLLCDEPTGALDSKTGVLILTLLQDMSNNNGTTVVIVTHNAILAEAADKVIRIKNGQIESIVVNENPKQVADLEW
- the hisA gene encoding 1-(5-phosphoribosyl)-5-[(5-phosphoribosylamino)methylideneamino]imidazole-4-carboxamide isomerase is translated as MSFKKDEMLVMPAVDIKNGKCVQLVQGEPGSEMVEIENPELVARHWEDLGAKNIHVIDLDGTINGVASFDIIKKILNEVSVPIQLGGGIRSTEYARQLLDLDIERLIIGTMGIQNPKTITELSEEYGSERIMISLDSKDNRVVIKGWQEKIDKSPSEISQEFKDHGAGSILFTNVDVEGLLGGFYTEPVEELKKSVDLPIVYSGGITTIDDIKKLNESGVEGIVIGSALYTNKIDLTEALKYQKR
- a CDS encoding FAD synthase, with the translated sequence MKIMATGTFDILHPGHGVYLEESKKLGGEDAELYVVVARDATVERRKRVPIVGEDQRLELIKMLKPVTDAYLGDANGDVFKIVREIDPDIITVGADQNHDIGKLQTALEKRGLKAKAVRIEKYRDCELDSSCKIIRKIENTDFEGKILDHCED
- the argC gene encoding N-acetyl-gamma-glutamyl-phosphate reductase; amino-acid sequence: MFKVAIIGASGYTGGELLRMLLNHPEVEITDITSRQYDGTPAHKIHPHVRDSGLVFTNKSPSELDVDVAFTATPHGASMKIVPELLDAGMKVVDLSGDYRYRDTAVYEKWYGMEHTDSKNKGAFGLPELYRDEIKKADLVANPGCFPTGAILSSYPLVKNNLVDRIIIDSKTGVSGAGVNPSATTHYPNIADNVNPYKISSHRHMSEIQQELHGFEDVKVSFTPHLVPVIRGIQTTSHSLLKDEHADITPEEIRKIYEKEYGEEFFIKLMDEGEIPHLSSVRGSNFVHIGGFEIDETGRLIMLSVIDNLVKGASGQAIQNMNIILGIDETLGLTHFGLHP
- a CDS encoding flavodoxin; translation: MKTLIIYYSQGGKTDLVARTLAKKLHADILRVHDLKNREGFKNKLFASINAFRETKTDIAPASVDLTPYSTIYFGTPTWAGNPTPAILTIIDRCNLRGKDVILFATMDANRGDTNIKRLEEKVKMRGARVIESFTIATKDKDPDKLALDTETIIEMKDLKMYKR
- the pyrI gene encoding aspartate carbamoyltransferase regulatory subunit, giving the protein MAKDKSELKIKAIENGTVIDHITANKSLHILKILGLPDDDVVNVTIAMNVSSGEIGRKDILKIESRELDHKELNQVALIAPKATINIIRDYEPVKKDKIRLPDTITSILKCTNPKCITNYENEPITPIFNVIEKNPPVVRCHYCEKLIKTEDIDKQFE
- a CDS encoding FAD-dependent oxidoreductase produces the protein MIVIIGTGAGGGILARELAKNGQEVVMLEKGPYIEPKDAFECYDKYGHGIDLLSTTCIAGSTIVSMANMVRALDEEFHEYGIDLTEEYKYVEELVGVHELDDSHIGQGTQLFLDAARDLGLDVQKMPKAIREEDCIQCGKCAFGCPVNAKWTAKDFVDEAVEAGATLICDAEVTDIILCNMEACGVKYVKDHEENLIKTDKIILCAGAINTPVILKNMGLTGIGRELFFDPFVTVGGYLKDVNFNSEVQMAGLVKGEHFVLSPHFSTFTFDDDVEDKDIFSIMVKTPDEAKGYVHSDGFVQKVNTIEDIRYLAEGVATAGFILEKMGVDPKTIRSTHYRGAHPGGTAKIGNVVDSNLETEIPNLFVCDASVLPVSPGKPPILTILALSKRLADYLLKK
- a CDS encoding TldD/PmbA family protein, whose product is MEENISLFEKVIEKTTPKVDYIDIRCGIGENTSILMKDGNVDEINTGMSLGARIRVLNNGAWGFAYTTDLSKINEITETAIKLSNSLKGDVKLSESEVIKDNIAVDVKIPFKDIPIDEKKDLMKDASDAAAIDKVNSTTASYTDSEVNELFMNSEGSEIQVKTSRVRMALNASATDGEIIQFGHGSLGGVKGFEAISEQDIEEFGRNIGEKAVRLLDAEPAPSGQFPVIADPELTGVLIHEALGHAVEGDLILQNDSILKGKLGEQIASDIVNIFDDASLKEGFGYYPYDVEGIKTKPNQLVKDGKLISLLNSRETSSQLGMKSSGNARSIISEKPIVRMSNTYLQPGDNSFEELLEDIPNGIYLKGSRGGQVDTGKGIFQFNAAEGYLIENGQLTTPVRDVSLSGNILETLKNIDAIGNDFKLSVGFCGKDGQIAPVGDGGPHTRILNALVGGMG
- a CDS encoding TIGR00296 family protein translates to MITDRAGQYLVDLAKEAIGHFIETGEKLEIPEDYPIELDEKLGVFVTLNKNNTLRGCIGYAEPIEPAIKATIDVAIAAAFNDPRFSAVTKDEFQILDFEVTVLTPPELIEVAAPEQYFDEIVIGEDGLIIQKGYSRGLLLPQVATEHAFTVEEFLENTCMKAGISADSWMDESCDVYKFQGQIFK
- a CDS encoding NOG1 family protein, whose product is MMIPTIPTTKELLDKGFSRGKKQADLVRSQKIPKHLKGKRIEERRVVTSCQVIKDKLKSILDAVPEIESLHPFYQDYIDITVGVDDMKQALGGLNWAYGIITQLEKEYGAKIRKNPSENATAIQKQAYGRIASVVDKIKKDLDFLDFAKQNLRNMPTIDFDATTIVIAGFPNVGKSTLLKQITGADPQVANYPFTTKGIQIGHTERHWKHIQIIDTPGLLDRPVLEMNDIEMNAIVALEHLADAILFIFDASETCGFHLENQYNLLKQIEKIFAEIPVFYLFNKMDLVKDKEYLNEYIDDEERSIFISAIEGEGIDLINKKIDTIKKIDRNFEVNGEEEDDDEYY